One Rhizobiales bacterium GAS188 DNA window includes the following coding sequences:
- a CDS encoding phage terminase small subunit — protein MPRLLNPKHERFAQERARGKSLTDAWQRAGGSGRRNYACALTQRPEIAERIRELLTLRIKQEPAAIERAARALAIDKLWVLSGLVDNINRAMQAEAVKVRGKPTGQYRYDGNVANRSFELIGKELGMFVERSENTTVRHLISDEPLTPEQWEERYVRKDK, from the coding sequence ATGCCCAGACTCTTGAACCCCAAACATGAGCGCTTCGCGCAGGAGCGGGCGCGCGGCAAGTCCTTGACCGATGCGTGGCAGCGCGCCGGAGGGAGCGGAAGGCGGAATTATGCATGCGCGCTGACACAGCGTCCTGAAATCGCCGAACGCATCCGCGAGCTCCTCACCTTGCGCATCAAGCAGGAGCCGGCCGCGATCGAGAGGGCGGCCCGGGCGCTTGCCATCGATAAGCTCTGGGTGCTCTCCGGCCTGGTCGACAACATCAATCGGGCCATGCAGGCCGAGGCGGTCAAGGTGCGCGGCAAGCCGACCGGCCAATACCGCTATGATGGCAACGTCGCCAATCGGTCCTTCGAGCTCATCGGCAAGGAGCTCGGCATGTTCGTCGAGCGCAGCGAGAACACCACGGTCCGGCACCTGATCAGCGACGAGCCGCTCACTCCCGAGCAATGGGAAGAGCGGTATGTCCGGAAGGATAAGTGA
- a CDS encoding Phage terminase large subunit: MNAAARAAREAPAVEDLFWRPLAGPQDELVKCPLSEIFFGGSRGGGKTDGVLGKWGVKGLQFGEHFNAVMFRRTTVSSTDAIDRSKQIFGPLGGKFNETKLTWHLPNGARIAFAYLDSVDDAQEYQGRNLTDAWIEEAGQYPSPEPIFRLFGVLRSAAGVPVQMILTGNPGGPGQGWIRDRYELVPFPERTRILVKPLPDGSLHKVAVIPSRLADNPFLTVIDPAYAGRLQLVGSAKLVRAWLNGDWNAIEGAFFDEWDEARHVVAPFAIPADWLRFRSMDWGSASPFSVGWWAVCGDGHALPDGRVIPRGALIRYREWYGASAPNVGLKLSAEEVACGIKEREAGESIAYGVLDPSAFAESGGPSIAEMMARIDGYKGPRFRKADNARVGQRGAMSGWMAVRARLKGDGLRPMLFVFSTCTALIRTLPLLQHDRDRPEDLDTEMEDHAADETRYACLSRPYMPAPRTGGPETDRSGYSSFKKPERPSIKTL, encoded by the coding sequence ATGAATGCGGCGGCACGCGCGGCACGCGAGGCTCCAGCTGTGGAGGACCTCTTCTGGAGGCCGCTGGCCGGCCCACAAGATGAGTTGGTGAAGTGTCCGCTCTCGGAAATCTTCTTCGGCGGCTCGCGCGGCGGCGGCAAGACCGACGGCGTGCTCGGCAAATGGGGCGTGAAAGGGCTGCAATTCGGCGAGCACTTCAACGCCGTGATGTTCAGGCGCACCACGGTGTCGAGCACGGATGCGATCGACCGCTCCAAGCAGATATTCGGGCCGCTCGGGGGCAAGTTCAACGAAACGAAGCTCACCTGGCACCTGCCGAATGGCGCGCGCATTGCCTTCGCCTATCTCGACAGCGTCGACGACGCGCAGGAATACCAGGGCCGCAACCTCACCGATGCCTGGATCGAGGAGGCGGGTCAATATCCATCGCCCGAACCGATCTTCCGGCTGTTTGGGGTGCTGCGCTCTGCGGCGGGCGTGCCGGTGCAGATGATCCTGACCGGCAATCCGGGCGGGCCGGGGCAAGGCTGGATCCGCGACCGCTACGAGCTCGTGCCGTTCCCGGAACGGACGCGCATCCTCGTCAAGCCGTTGCCGGATGGATCGCTGCACAAGGTCGCGGTGATCCCGTCGCGGTTGGCCGACAACCCGTTCCTGACCGTCATCGATCCGGCCTATGCCGGCCGCCTGCAGCTGGTCGGCTCCGCCAAGCTCGTCCGGGCCTGGCTGAACGGCGACTGGAATGCGATCGAGGGGGCCTTCTTCGACGAATGGGACGAGGCGAGGCATGTTGTCGCGCCCTTCGCTATTCCGGCAGATTGGCTGCGGTTTCGATCCATGGACTGGGGAAGCGCTTCGCCGTTCTCGGTCGGATGGTGGGCGGTCTGCGGTGACGGTCATGCGTTGCCGGATGGTCGCGTCATCCCGCGAGGCGCTCTCATTCGCTATCGCGAGTGGTATGGCGCCTCCGCACCCAATGTCGGCCTGAAACTCTCGGCCGAGGAGGTGGCGTGCGGCATCAAGGAGCGCGAGGCGGGCGAAAGCATCGCCTATGGCGTGCTCGACCCTTCGGCCTTTGCGGAGAGCGGCGGCCCCTCGATCGCCGAGATGATGGCGAGGATCGACGGCTACAAAGGCCCGCGCTTTCGCAAGGCCGACAATGCCCGCGTGGGCCAGCGCGGCGCCATGTCGGGCTGGATGGCCGTGCGCGCCCGCCTGAAAGGCGATGGCTTGCGCCCCATGCTGTTCGTGTTCTCGACCTGCACGGCGCTCATTCGCACGCTGCCGCTGCTGCAGCATGATCGAGACAGGCCTGAGGATCTCGATACCGAGATGGAAGACCATGCGGCGGACGAGACGCGTTATGCCTGCCTGTCCCGGCCCTATATGCCGGCGCCACGCACAGGGGGACCCGAAACCGACCGCTCCGGCTATTCATCATTCAAGAAGCCGGAGCGCCCGAGCATCAAGACGTTGTGA
- a CDS encoding transposase translates to MKRSQSTTKKRTKKPGQATTTKTMRVGGVDVGKDWLDAAIHGIAAKPLRRPNTPQGRAALIEFFIEHGVTLIGIEASGSYEFEMVDAIRAAGLKDIVFQPRQVRAYATFRNLRAKTDPIDAALIARCAAAQEEMRDSPDPRLAPLAEHLTFIDQIKEDIARLRTRLDRFRDKRFITAIRDQIAHLKKLERAELAKLRTAVRAHADLAKKLDLLITIEGLGGPTALTLVIRMPELGTVSREQAASLAGMAPFTRKSGRWQGESHVEGGRARVGKAVFAAAQAASQRWNKALVALYTRIKAQGKHHSVAVVACARELIIYANTVLARGTPWIAQN, encoded by the coding sequence ATGAAGCGCAGCCAGTCTACCACGAAGAAACGCACAAAAAAGCCTGGCCAGGCCACTACTACCAAGACCATGAGGGTGGGGGGCGTCGATGTCGGAAAGGACTGGCTCGATGCGGCGATTCATGGAATTGCCGCCAAACCATTGCGTCGTCCCAACACGCCGCAGGGCCGTGCAGCGCTCATCGAGTTCTTCATCGAGCACGGGGTCACGCTCATCGGCATCGAGGCGAGCGGCAGTTATGAGTTCGAGATGGTCGACGCCATCCGCGCAGCCGGTCTCAAGGACATCGTCTTCCAGCCACGCCAAGTGCGCGCTTACGCGACGTTCCGGAACTTGCGCGCCAAAACCGATCCCATCGATGCGGCACTGATTGCTCGCTGCGCGGCGGCTCAGGAAGAGATGCGCGACAGCCCCGATCCGCGCCTGGCCCCCTTGGCCGAACATCTGACCTTCATCGACCAGATCAAGGAGGACATCGCCCGCCTGCGCACCAGGCTCGATCGTTTTCGCGACAAGCGCTTCATCACCGCCATCAGGGACCAGATCGCTCACCTGAAAAAGCTGGAACGAGCCGAACTCGCCAAGCTCCGCACGGCGGTGCGCGCTCATGCCGACCTCGCCAAGAAGCTCGATCTCCTGATCACGATCGAGGGCCTGGGCGGACCCACCGCTCTCACTCTCGTCATTCGCATGCCAGAGCTCGGCACTGTGAGCCGCGAGCAAGCCGCCTCCCTTGCTGGAATGGCGCCTTTCACGCGCAAGTCTGGTCGATGGCAGGGAGAGAGCCATGTCGAGGGCGGTCGCGCCAGGGTCGGCAAGGCGGTGTTTGCCGCAGCCCAAGCCGCCTCACAGCGATGGAACAAAGCCCTCGTCGCTCTCTACACACGCATCAAAGCCCAAGGAAAACACCACAGCGTCGCCGTCGTCGCTTGCGCCCGAGAGCTAATCATCTACGCCAACACCGTCCTCGCCAGAGGCACACCTTGGATCGCCCAAAATTGA